A genomic segment from Amia ocellicauda isolate fAmiCal2 chromosome 13, fAmiCal2.hap1, whole genome shotgun sequence encodes:
- the mgarpa gene encoding protein MGARP — protein MFLCRAAWRHLAPLARSSVKPLSRNAAPVRQMSAGVPGSSGENLMYFLLCGGSFTAALFYAYRTVSSDKARYDDRVNEINSRPKTEWTPKPWPQNRKPHIRRFSAIITLSELRVNSHQWQ, from the exons ATGTTTCTCTGCAGGGCCGCCTGGCGACACCTGGCTCCGCTGGCCCGGAGCTCCGTCAAACCACTGTCCCGCAATG CGGCCCCAGTTCGGCAGATGTCCGCTGGTGTTCCTGGCTCTTCAGGAGAGAACCTGATGTATTTCCTGCTCTGTGGAGGTTCCTTCACTGCAGCACTATTTTAT GCTTACAGGACCGTTTCCTCTGACAAGGCCAGGTATGATGATAGAGTTAATGAGATCAACTCCAGGCCTAAGACTGAATGGACACCAAAGCCATGGCCACAAAACCGTAAGCCACACATCCGTCGCTTTAGTGCAATAATCACCTTGTCTGAGCTCCGTGTTAACTCACACCAGTGGCAGTAA
- the ndufc1 gene encoding NADH dehydrogenase [ubiquinone] 1 subunit C1, mitochondrial: MPLNRLLLRTASVSKTVTRSAFTASKRDRSSPDWLRVGLAFGGTAAVWALLFKQHSEDVHEYKKRNGLE; encoded by the exons ATGCCTTTAAATAGGTTATTGTTGCGGACGGCCTCAGTTAGTAAGA CTGTAACCCGTTCTGCATTCACTGCAAGCAAACGTGATCGCAGCAGCCCCGACTGGCTGCGTGTGGGGCTGGCATTTGGAGGTACAGCAGCTGTCTGGGCACTG TTGTTCAAGCAACACAGTGAAGATGTGCACGAgtataaaaagagaaatggactGGAATGA